A genomic segment from Lutzomyia longipalpis isolate SR_M1_2022 chromosome 3, ASM2433408v1 encodes:
- the LOC129791858 gene encoding sodium-independent sulfate anion transporter — protein MGLNKMEKWIPGARWLRGYRGQDAVADVIAGVTVGLTVLPQGLAYATLAGLEPQYGLYSAFMGGVVYALLGGCREVTIGPTALLSLMTSRHTGLGGESGPHLAILLCFLAGIVECMMALLRLGALVDLISTPVTVGFTSATAVIIGASQLKGLLGLKGGGGSGFIATVQTVFTTADQIRPSDAALGLCSIGILLLMRKLKDFKAPENATKGRRIFCGALWLIGTSRNALLVFFTSLGAYFAAQSGKAPFILTGTVRSGLPDFGLPPFSTTRADTNGTLVEMDFKDMISELGASIALVPIIAVLGNVAISKAFGGSGIDATRELVALSLSNVLGSFVSSMPVTGSFSRSAVNHASGVRTPIGGIYTGALVLLALGLLTPYFHYIPRAALSAVIISAVIFMIEYEVIRPLWRCSRRELLPGAITFILSLWVGVEIGLLAGVVADLGFLVYRAARPALIVERSVTISGVNYILVRPRHSLLYFPAIEWVRNGISKAVKEHGKAPVVLDCRNLHEFDFTAARGLGDLHKELAASSVSLVLLGPPKEVTSVLKGAISTIISEALNDAELDRLLQELLSERTKNEMREIVVPLLHGSQGCEDRSQ, from the exons ATGGGATTGAATAAGATGGAAAAATGGATTCCGGGAGCACGTTGGCTCCGCGGCTACAGAGGCCAAGATGCTGTAGCGGATGTAATTGCGGGTGTCACTGTGGGTCTCACAGTGCTACCCCAAGGACTCGCTTATGCTACACTTGCGGGCCTGGAGCCGCAGTATGGACTGTACTCGGCCTTCATGGGTGGAGTGGTGTATGCACTCCTCGGTGGATGCCGAGAAGTAACCATTGGCCCGACGGCTCTCCTATCCCTCATGACAAGCCGCCACACGGGCTTAGGTGGTGAATCAGGACCACATCTCGCCATCCTGCTGTGCTTCCTTGCTGGGATTGTGGAGTGCATGATGGCCCTGCTTCGGCTGGGAGCTCTTGTGGATCTCATTTCAACTCCCGTCACTGTGGGCTTCACGTCAGCCACAGCTGTTATCATTGGGGCATCACAGCTGAAGGGACTCCTCGGGCTCAAAGGTGGCGGAGGTTCTGGTTTCATTGCAACAGTTCAAACAGTTTTCACAACAGCCGACCAAATTCGTCCTTCTGACGCTGCTCTTGGACTCTGCTCCATTGGAATCCTTCTGCTGATGAGG aaactAAAAGACTTTAAGGCACCGGAAAATGCAACGAAAGGAAGAAGAATCTTCTGTGGAGCTCTCTGGCTAATTGGTACATCGAGGAATGCCCTATTGGTATTTTTTACCAGCCTTGGGGCCTATTTTGCCGCACAATCCGGAAAGGCGCCTTTTATTCTCACCGGAACCGTGCGTAGTGGCTTACCGGATTTCGGACTTCCGCCTTTTTCAACCACTCGAGCTGATACGAATGGAACATTGGTTGAGATGGATTTTAAGGACATG atatcAGAATTGGGAGCCTCAATAGCTCTTGTACCCATAATAGCAGTCTTGGGTAATGTGGCCATATCAAAAGCATTTGGGGGGAGTGGAATTGATGCAACACGTGAACTTGTTGCACTTTCCCTCAGCAATGTTTTGGGATCTTTCGTGTCTTCGATGCCTGTTACGGGATCCTTTTCACGCAGTGCCGTGAATCACGCCAGCGGCGTGCGGACACCAATCGGTGGTATCTACACCGGAGCCCTCGTTCTCCTGGCTCTTGGCCTTCTTACGCCATACTTTCACTACATCCCCCGTGCTGCCCTCAGTGCCGTCATCATCTCCGCAGTGATCTTTATGATTGAGTACGAGGTAATACGTCCGCTGTGGCGATGCAGCCGACGCGAATTACTTCCTGGTGCCATCACATTCATCCTCAGCCTGTGGGTGGGTGTGGAGATAGGATTGCTGGCTGGAGTTGTTGCAGATTTGGGTTTCCTCGTCTACCGAGCTGCTCGTCCCGCATTAATTGTGGAGAGATCTGTGACTATTTCAGGGGTGAACTACATCCTCGTACGGCCACGACATAGTCTCCTCTATTTCCCAGCCATCGAGTGGGTTCGTAATGGGATCTCCAAAGCAGTCAAGGAGCACGGAAAGGCTCCAGTTGTCCTGGATTGCAGGAATCTTCacg AATTCGACTTCACAGCAGCTCGAGGATTGGGGGATTTGCACAAGGAATTGGCAGCATCATCCGTAAGCCTGGTACTCCTGGGACCACCAAAGGAGGTGACATCAGTACTAAAAGGGGCCATAAGCACGATAATCTCAGAGGCGCTAAATGATGCAGAACTCGACCGACTTCTGCAGGAGCTCCTCTCTGAGCGGACAAAGAATGAAATGAGGGAGATTGTTGTCCCTCTGCTACATGGTAGTCAAGGATGCGAAGACAGGAGCCAATGA
- the LOC129791944 gene encoding E3 ubiquitin-protein ligase NRDP1 — MGFDLTRFQGEVDEELICPICSGVLEEPLQAGVCEHAFCRACITEWLSRQPTCPVDRNAITTANLRSVPRILRNLLSRLCIACDNAVYGCTLVLKLDSLAVHLGECEYNPKRPLPCEKGCGFVIPKDEYKDHNCVRELRSLIHTQQQKLGELKVEIGDQNLTINELKRELQLFKDFMRAMRVSNPVVRSIADQMERDEVVRWSNTLARARVTRWGGMISTPDEALQLMIKRALSESGCPPHIIDDLMENCHERRWPRGLSSLETRQNNRRIYDNYVCRRIPGKQAVLVLSCDNAHMAEDVMVEPGLVMIFAHGIE; from the exons ATGGGATTCGACTTAACCCGTTTTCAGGGTGAAGTGGACGAAGAACTCATTTGCCCCATATGCTCTGGAGTCCTGGAGGAACCTCTTCAG GCTGGAGTCTGCGAACATGCCTTCTGCAGAGCCTGCATCACAGAATGGCTCTCCAGGCAGCCAACGTGTCCAGTTGATAGGAATGCCATCACAACAGCCAATTTACGAAGTGTTCCACGCATCCTGAGGAACCTTCTCTCAAG ACTTTGTATTGCCTGCGACAATGCTGTGTACGGATGTACGTTGGTACTGAAATTGGATAGCCTTGCGGTGCATCTGGGGGAGTGCGAGTACAACCCCAAGAGGCCGCTGCCGTGTGAAAAGGGGTGCGGCTTTGTCATTCCGAAGGATGAGTACAAGGATCACAATTGCGTGCGTGAGCTACGATCGCTCATACACACGCAACAGCAGAAGCTGGGGGAGCTGAAGGTGGAGATTGGTGATCAGAATCTCACGATAAATGAGCTGAAGCGTGAATTGCAGCTCTTCAAGGACTTTATGCGGGCAATGCGAGTCTCAAATCCCGTTGTGCGCTCCATTGCTGACCAAATGGAGCGCGACGAGGTGGTCAGATGGAGTAATACATTGGCCCGGGCCCGTGTCACACGCTGGGGTGGAATGATCTCAACGCCCGACGAAGCACTTCAG CTGATGATCAAGAGAGCCCTGTCGGAATCCGGATGTCCACCGCATATAATTGATGATCTCATGGAGAATTGCCATGAAAGACGATGGCCACGGGGCTTGAGTTCTCTCGAGACGCGACAGAATAACCGTCGAATCTACGATAATTATGTCTGTCGAAGAATTCCAG GAAAGCAAGCTGTTCTTGTTTTAAGTTGTGATAACGCACACATGGCCGAAGACGTAATGGTGGAGCCCGGACTTGTGATGATTTTCGCACATGGTATTGAGTAA
- the LOC129791845 gene encoding uncharacterized protein LOC129791845: MDKREFKYSSSFYYRVAKASNEYCALSQRTHHISSDVINEIPSSIDEHHLDNPDSTYIENWIDLIESDSDDSETYEDGEDEHNNEDSFQDQLAGWIITNGITHAASNQLLKLLKTKECLKNLPSDVRTIVKTPRNVRIEKMGSGEFWYNSIESTLISHFKTLAEDTTISLQFHIDGLQFAKSTKTHFWPVLFRIIEKPKIEPQVAAIYCGESKPESVHHYLNYFVGEMNNLVTNGIIINTHKLNVTIHSFVCDSPARSFVKGIVYFNHYSGCSKCTVSGSFFDCMVFTRIDAVKRDDSSFRSRREPEHHKTTSPLENLPIDMVEHFPVSDNLHLFDLGIMKRQLEGWTTGKFNYRTKWSNAQITEICQLLKFANESRPIELHRQIRTLRYLSIWKGTEYRTFLLYLGIVILKDFLKPNVYYHFSLLFCAYSIYSARYYQKYRDIAHELIEEYVKSYSYFYGPSSVVSNVHNLIHVIDDVRLFGELENISTYPFESYLGIFKKLVRSGNRPLAQVAKRFCEISTYKNKKKEETKNYPILTREGLGVTFELEKGFTLKNDHKNKWFLSAENEIVEMINVNYFNDELKIVGDKLVDKANSFFTNPIDSSFLNIYSVENINKKSRKHYRLEDVKCKLFQQNYRSMNVFLPILHTLK; encoded by the exons ATGgacaaaagagaatttaaatattcctcATCATTTTATTACCGTGTTGCAAAGGCTTCTAATGAATATTGTGCTCTTTCTCAACGTACACATCACATTTCTAGTGATgtaattaatgaaattccaTCATCTATAGATGAACATCATCTAGATAATCCTGATTCTACGTATATCGAGAATTGGATAG actTGATTGAAAGTGATTCTGACGATTCAGAAACTTATGAGGATGGTGAGGATGAACACAATAATGAAGATTCATTTCAAGATCAACTGGCTGGCTGGATTATTACAAATGGTATTACACATGCCGCTTCTAATCAATTACTTAAACTCTTGAAAACAAAAgaatgcttaaaaaatttgCCATCGGATGTAAGGACGATTGTGAAAACACCAAGAAATGTACGCATTGAAAAAATGGGATCTGGAGAGTTTTGGTATAATTCAATAGAATCCACgctaatttcacattttaaaaCTTTGGCTGAAGATACAAcaatttctttacaatttcacATCGATGGATTGCAGTTTGCAAAAAGTACTAAGACCCATTTCTGGCCAGTACTATTTAGGATAATTGAAAAACCTAAAATAGAACCCCAGGTAGCCGCAATATACTGTGGTGAAAGTAAACCAGAAAGCGTACACCATTACCTTAATTACTTTGTGGGTGAAATGAACAATCTTGTGACGAATGGAATCATCATTAATACACACAAATTGAATGTTACAATTCATAGTTTCGTGTGTGATTCTCCTGCACGATCATTTGTTAAGGGAATAGTGTACTTTAATCACTATTCCGGATGTAGTAAATGTACGGTTAGTGGATCATTTTTTGATTGCATGGTATTCACACGAATAGATGCAGTCAAACGAGACGATTCTAGTTTTCGTTCAAGAAGAGAACCAGAGCACCATAAAACCACATCACCATTGGAAAATTTACCTATAGACATGGTGGAACATTTTCCAGTTTCTGATAATCTTCACCTCTTTGATCTGGGTATTATGAAGCGTCAACTAGAAGGATGGACCaccggaaaatttaattataggACAAAATGGTCAAATGCACAAATTACTGAAATATGTCAGCTCTTAAAATTTGCGAATGAGAGTAGACCTATTGAACTTCATCGACAAATTAGGACTTTAAGATATCTTTCAATATGGAAAGGAACAGAATATCGTACATTTCTTTTGTACCTGGGAATTGTTattctaaaagattttcttaagccAAATGTTTACTACCATTTCAGTTTGCTATTTTGTGCCTATTCCATATATTCAGCTAGATATTATCAAAAATACAGAGATATTGCACatgaattaattgaagaatatGTAAAATCCTATTCTTATTTTTACGGACCATCTTCAGTCGTGAGCAATGTGCATAATTTAATTCACGTAATAGACGACGTACGTCTTTTTGGAGAACTGGAAAATATAAGTACTTATCCGTTTGAAAGTTACTtaggaatatttaaaaaattggttAGATCTGGCAACAGACCTCTAGCTCAGGTAGCTAaaagattttgtgaaataagtacatacaaaaataaaaaaaaggaggaaacaaaaaattatccaataTTAACACGTGAGGGATTAGGCGTTACTTTTGAATTAGAAAAAGGCTTTACTCTAAAAAATGACCATAAAAACAAATGGTTTTTGTCAGCTGAAAATGAAATAGTAGAAATgataaatgtaaattattttaacgatgaattaaaaatagttGGAGACAAACTCGTAGACAAGGCAAACAGTTTTTTTACAAACCCAATtgattcttcatttttaaatatttattctgttgaaaatattaataagaaATCGAGAAAGCATTATAGACTTGAAGATGTGAAATGTAAACTGTTTCAACAAAATTATAGAAGTATGAATGTATTTTTGCCAATATTACACacacttaaataa
- the LOC129791929 gene encoding uncharacterized protein LOC129791929 translates to MYSIVKTIEKNGPAIVAIPSIWVKDGHLYWPRDNRNLRKLRRKQAVPEETWEKLNCEIKKHGITTWDEALHLEKMLCKVETENEEDVLTRHTDQKKSFIQKNFDSSIRNIAASAVSENSSTSIVSAKKSLKRKSPEDEAHDSVEHRAKQSKLSQKSQFSVNGNLQDCDTEDHNRINLVSRDSHAEYSSDSTDTSPKAQNSPVSSFSFSDKEEISVKNANDIILAIANLTKGQARIETKLDHVTTILLRDSSGNKQQKKVTECVRKTYFPIKSSKDLCALEEKLNENDFKENVIEEFGKIHGATGEGKYKKIVYKLVDDMFDRCIFTSFSWSGKSKNNRKQNFSSLKNVFDTFYQIVNNADKAYTIHLNYEYFKRFLKYSFERVERNNKKK, encoded by the exons atgtacTCTATTGTTAaaacaattgagaaaaatggaCCAGCTATTGTGGCCATACCATCTATTTGGGTGAAAGATGGACATCTTTATTGGCCGCGAGATAACAGAAATTTGAGAAAGTTAAGGAGGAAACAGGCGGTTCCAG AGGAAACATGGGAAAAGCTTAATTGTGAGATTAAAAAACATGGCATTACTACGTGGGATGAAGCCCTACATCTCGAAAAAATGCTATGCAAAGTCGAAACTGAAAATGAGGAAGATGTTTTGACGAGACACACTGatcagaaaaaatcctttatacaaaaaaacttCGATTCGTCTATACGTAACATCGCAGCCTCAGCAGTTTCAGAAAATTCTAGCACCTCTATTGTTTCGGCAAAGAAGtcgctaaaaagaaaatcaccgGAAGATGAAGCACACGACTCAGTGGAACATAGAGCAAAACAGTCGAAACTGTCGCAGAAATCGCAGTTTAGTGTGAATGGGAATCTTCAAGACTGCGACACAGAAGACCACAATCGCATTAATTTGGTATCAAGAGATTCACACGCAGAATATTCTTCTGACAGCACGGATACATCTCCGAAGGCACAAAACTCACCAGTGTCTT CGTTTAGCTTCAGCGATAAGGAAGAAATCAGTGTCAAAAACGCGAACGACATAATTTTGGCCATTGCAAATCTAACAAAGGGACAGGCTAGAATTGAAACTAAGTTGGATCATGTGACTACTATTCTTTTGAGAGACTCTTCTGGAAACAAGCAGCAGAAAAAAGTAACAGAATGCGTTAGAAAGACATACTTTCCCATCAAAAGCTCTAAAGATCTATGTGCTCTTGAAGAAAAGCTAAATGAGAATGATTTCAAAGAAAACGTAATTGAAGAATTTGGCAAGATTCATGGGGCCACAGGAGAAGGAAAGTACAAAAAGATCGTCTACAAATTAGTGGACGATATGTTTGATCGTTgtatttttacttctttttcttgGAGTGGTAAATCAAAGAATAACAGAAAACAGAATTTCTCCagcttaaaaaatgtattcgaCACATTCTACCAAATTGTCAATAATGCAGACAAAGCATACACGATTCACCTTAATTACGaatattttaagagatttttaaaatacagCTTCGAGAGAGTTGAGaggaataataagaaaaaatag
- the LOC129791909 gene encoding uncharacterized protein LOC129791909, whose protein sequence is MEKDSEEKKAAWTEADMTAALDAIREEQMNLVKASVQFGIPASTLWQRATRLGIPVPKNGVKTKTSNKDGLAEAVVLLKNGEISVNKASKVFGIPPSTLYKIAKREKIQLSPPFNTSATSWTQDTLATAMDAIRNGHMSVHMASTKFKIPSGTLYGRCKREGLELSRTSPAQWSPKDLKEALDAIRSGQMSINQASEHFKISYSALYKRVKPNLARHEGHTGGYEGERADTSSALTETSESSTEVTENAAAGGGCDDVRKGNRIIEQNGCFITVLDPCHVEEKPMPVVPMEHHHHHQHMDVPHQAADNRHDGGYRVNGSPIGMGYLDFAPEPPAPSAIPVTGYLDYSAPEPKYSTSAAYPYPSNGYGNLRPLDPMEGVPQIHNHHQLPQYVQQQHPGMQPMGTPMHHQMPQMRAYTEPVDYLKMSHDTLPPHQVPAEHSDVNTFNHL, encoded by the exons ATGGAAAAGGACAGTGAGGAAAAGAAAGCAGCGTGGACGGAGGCGGACATGACGGCGGCGTTGGATGCAATTCGCGAGGAGCAAATGAATCTTGTGAAAGCGAGCGTCCAATTTGGCATTCCGGCCTCGACGCTGTGGCAGCGGGCAACGCGACTGGGTATCCCGGTGCCGAAGAATGGTGTAAAGACCAAGACGTCCAATAAGGATGGGCTGGCGGAGGCGGTGGTGTTGCTGAAAAATGGGGAGATTTCCGTGAATAAGGCGAGTAAAGTGTTTGGAATTCCGCCGTCGACGCTGTACAAGATTGCCAAGAGGGAGAAAATACAGCTGTCGCCGCCATTCAACACGTCCGCCACGTCCTGGACGCAGGACACCCTCGCCACGGCAATGGACGCCATCCGGAATGGGCACATGTCGGTTCACATGGCGAGCACAAAGTTCAAAATACCGTCCGGCACGCTGTATGGGCGCTGCAAGCGCGAGGGGCTGGAACTATCGCGCACCAGCCCGGCTCAGTGGTCACCCAAGGACCTCAAGGAGGCACTCGATGCCATCCGATCGGGGCAAATGTCGATAAATCAGGCGTCGGAGCACTTTAAAATCTCCTACAGCGCCCTGTACAAGCGGGTCAAGCCAAATCTCGCGCGTCACGAAGGTCACACCGGTGGGTATGAGGGTGAGCGCGCCGACACAAGTAGTGCACTCACGGAAACATCGGAATCCTCCACGGAGGTGACGGAGAATGCGGCGGCTGGTGGTGGGTGCGATGACGTGCGCAAAGGCAATAGGATTATCGAGCAGAATGGGTGCTTCATCACGGTATTGGATCCGTGCCACGTGGAAGAGAAACCAATGCCCGTTGTACCCATGGAGCATCACCACCATCACCAGCACATGGATGTACCGCATCAAGCTGCCGACAATCGCCACGACGGTGGCTACAGGGTCAACGGGAGTCCCATTGGGATGGGCTACTTGGACTTTGCGCCGGAACCACCCGCTCCAAGTGCCATCCCCGTCACGGGATACCTTGACTACTCTGCCCCAGAACCCAAATACAGCACAAGTG ctgCATATCCTTATCCGTCAAATGGATACGGAAACTTGAGACCACTGGATCCAATGGAGGGTGTACCACAAATTCACAATCATCATCAACTTCCTCAGTATGTCCAGCAGCAGCATCCTGGCATGCAACCCATGGGGACGCCCATGCATCACCAGATGCCGCAAATGAGAGCTTACACGGAACCAGTGGATTATCTCAAAATGTCACATGACACACTTCCGCCGCATCAAGTTCCGGCCGAACACAGCGATGTGAACACCTTCAATCACCTCTAg